CAGCTTATCATCTACGGCGGTAAAAGCCATTTTTGAAGATGATCAGAACAACATGTGGATAGGTTGTACTCAGGGAGGCATCAATCTGACACTTGGCAATATCCCGTTCACCCACCTTAAGCACCACCCTGATATGCCCGGATCACTCTCAAAAAACAGTGTATCCAGCGTACTTGAAGATAGCAAGGGTAATATCTGGATCGGATATTATACCATGGGACTTGATATTTATAATCCTACTACCCATGAAGTTACTCATTTGGCTCATGATCCGGATATGCCCGGCAGCTTAGGCAAAGGCACTGTTTTCGAAATATTTGAGGATTCGGATGGAAATATCTGGATAGGTACTTATGAAGGAGGGCTGCAAACGTTTGTACCAAAACAAAACAAGTTTGTAACGTATAAACATGACCCTGATAACCTTAAAACTATTAGCGGCAATGATGTCCGGGCTATAGCAGAAGATGCGGATGGAACATTATGGCTAGCTGTTCATGGCCAGGGTGTAAATGCATTTGACAGAAAAAATAAGACATTTAAGAGCTATAAAGCTGATTACCTTAACTGGCAAAATTCATTATCCAATGACTGGGTGTACACACTTTATATTGACAGGGAACAAAACGTATGGGTAGGCAGCGTATTCGGGTTAAGTGTTTTGAAACACGGCAGGAATCAATTTGTAAGTTATACTAAGGAAAACAGAAATCTAAGCCACAATAATGTAAGAGCGATATTGGAGGACGGCAATAAAAACTTATGGATTGGTACTGATAATGGGCTGAATTTATTTGATAAGGAAACGACCCGGTTTTCCTCTTTCTTTTGCAAAGATGGATTACCTAACAATACCATTCATGGTATACTTGAAGATGCCAAAAAACAGTTATGGGTAAGTACAAACCATGGGTTGGCCAGGTTTAGTCCTGAAAAAAACACTTTTACCAATTATGATATTCTTGACGGGTTACAATCCAATGAGTTTTTTCCCGGTGCATGCTATAAAGGCCAATCAGGCACACTTTACTTCGGTGGTATTAATGGAGTTACTCTTTTTCAGCCTGAACAGGTCAAAGAAGATTCATCAATCATCAACATAAAGCTTACGGGATTAAACTTGTTTAACCGCCCGGTAAAGCCCGGCCAGAAACCTCTGGAGCACACTCTGGATCAAACCAGCCATCTTCTTCTGGAGTATGATCAAAACATGATCACTTTCTTATTTTCAGGGTTGGCGTTCAAAAACCCTGAAAAAATTCAGTATGCCTACATGCTGGAGGGCTTCGATAGCGAGTGGAATTATGTTGGGAATAAAAAAGAAGCCACTTATACCAATCTGGACCCTGGCAAGTACACTTTAAAAGTGATGGCTACCGCCGGTAATGGGGAGTGGCTCCCCCATGTAAGGTCTTTGAAGGTGACAATCCTTAAACCTGTATGGCAGACCGTCCCTGCATACCTGCTTTACGGTGTCATAATACTGGGATTGATTTATTACTATAAACAAGCGGCCGTTTCCAGGGAGAGATTTAAAAACAAGGTGGAGATGCAAAAATTGGAAATCAAAAAAGCACATGAAATTGATATGATGAAACTGAACTTCTTCACAAATATATCTCACGAATTTCGCACACCCCTAACTTTAATTTTAGATCCTGTCAACCGGCTGCTAACCCAAAGAGGATGTATGTCGGATACAGAACAGGAAAACCATTTCCAAATATTAAGGTCAAATACCCAAAGATTGCTCAGGCTTGTTAACCAGCTCCTGGATATATCAGCCATAGATTCCGGGCAGGCCAGACTTGCCATAAGTAAGCATGACATTGTGGAGTTTTGTCAGTCAATCACAGAAACTTTCTTATTTGCCGCCAGCCTGAGAGAAATAGAATTACGATTTTCCTGCAACAAAGAGTCAGAGTGTGTATTTTTTGATACGGATATACTTGAAAAAGCATTAACAAACCTGCTATCCAATGCTCTTAAATTTACGCCAAAGGCAGGTCAGGTTTCTCTACAACTATTCATTACTGATCAAAGCAATCCTGAATGTCCTGATCATATTAAGACGTCTTCCCAGTCATGCCAGTTTATTAAATTGACTGTAGCTGATAATGGTCCGGGGATTGCCGAAGAATATCAGGCCAAAATATTCGAAAAGTTCTTTAAAGCCCAAAACCACAGATCTGGATCAGGTATTGGGCTGGCCCTGACTAAACAACTGGTTGAACACCACTACGGTGCCATAGAAGTACATAGCTTACCCGGCGAGGGCTGTAATTTCACCATGTGGATTCCTGTATCCGAAGAAAGGTATATACCCGGTGATATTGTCGTAAAACAGGGTAAGGACCGGTACCCAGGAGAAATATTACAGCATGATCTGCCATATAGAAGCCATGCAGAAACCACAAGCATGGAGACAATCTCCGGCCGACCAACTTTATTACTGGTTGAGGATCATGATGACCTGAGAAAATACATTAAAATGCATTTAAAACATGAATACCTAGTATATGAAACTGATTCTGCAGAAAATGCACTTAAACTAGCTGCAGAATTAAACCCCGACCTAATCATTGCGGATGTGATGTTGCCATACATGAACGGCCTGGAGCTTTGTCACAAAATCAAAAGCAATACCTCTACCAGGCACCTGCCGGTTATTTTACTCACCTCACGGGCCTCAAGTGAAAATGAACTGGAAGGCTTTCAAACGGGAGCCAGTGACTACATCAGCAAACCCTTTGATGTGCTCTTGCTCAAAGCCAGGATCAAAAATGTTCTGGCCCTAAAACAACCATTAAAAGATAAGCTGAACCACGATCCTGATTTTGAACCGCTGGATATAGTCCCGCAAAGCCTCCAGGACAGAGGCTTCTTCCAGGAATTGGTCAAAACCATCCATGAGCATGTAGCTGATGAAAGTTTCAGCCCTGAAAAGCTTGCGGACAAGATGAATTTAAGCCGGTCTCAGCTTTACAAGAAAGTCAAGGGACTTACAGGGCTCTCCGTAAGTATTCTTATCAGGAATATTCGTCTCAAAAAAGCCAGCAAACTCCTGAAAACACAGGACCTGAGTATCTCCGAGGTAGCCTATGAAGTGGGCTTCAGCGACCCGGGATATTTTACCAAGTGTTTTAAAGAAATGTACTCCTGTCCTCCGTCAGAATACCTGAACAGCCATTGATCAGCTTAAAAATCCACGCAATCTATGCTACAATAGTCCCAGTCACGAGACAATAATTATACCGGGACATGAGTACATGGAATTGATATTATAGTCGAAGTTGCTGACAGGCAAAGCTCCTAATTTCATTATCAGATAATTTTCAACTATAAACCTTATTCTATGATCAATGTAAGTAACATACGTACCGGCATTATTACGATCTTGCTGCTGGTAGCGTATATTTTCCAATCAAATGCGCAGGATTATAATTATGCCGAAGCATTACAGAAATCGATGTTCTTCTATGAGTGCCAGGAGTCAGGCGAATTGCTGCCTGACAACCGGGTAAACTGGCGGGGCAACTCTGCCCTCGATGATGGCGCAGACGTAGGTCACGATTTAACAGGTGGCTGGTACGATGCCGGTGACCACGTTAAGTTTAATTTTCCCATGGCTTTTTCTGCCACCGCATTGGCGTGGGGTGCCATTGACTTTGAAAGTGGCTATGTAACCGCCGGACAGATGCCATACATCAAAAGGAACCTGAGGTGGGTCAACGATTATTTTATCAAATGCCATACTGCTCCCAATGAGCTATGGGGGCAGGTGGGTAACGGTGGTCTCGACCATGCCTGGTGGGGTTCTGCCGAAATCATGCCTATGGAAAGGCCGGCCTACAAAATCGATGCTTCGCAGCCCGGCTCTGACCTGGCAGGGGAAACCGCAGCAGCCATGGCAGCGGCCAGTATCGTATTCCAGGATGATGACCCGGCCTACAGTGCTACCTTGCTGGAACACGCTATACAACTATACAATTTCGCTGATAACTACAGAGGAATATACTCAGAATCCATTACGGATGCTGCAGGTTATTACCGATCTTTCAGCGGTTATAATGACGAACTCGTATGGGGAGCCATCTGGCTGTATCGTGCTACAGGAGATGCCGCCTACCTGGCCAAGGCCGAGAGCTACTATGCCAACCTGAGTACCGAGCCTCAGAGTACTATAAAATCATATAAATGGGGACTTGCCTGGGATGACAAGTCGTATGGGTGCTATGCATTATTAGCCAAGCTCACTGGTAAAGCACAGTATAAAGCAGATGTAGAAAGGCACCTTGATTACTGGACTGACGGATACAACGGCCAAAGGATCAATTATACACCGGGGGGACTGGCTTACCTCGATGTCTGGGGCGCACTGCGATATGCCGCGAACACCAGTTTTCTGGCTTTGTATTACGCCCCTGACGCCACTTCTGCCTCCAAGGCCCAAAAGTACCGCGATTTCGCTCTGAGCCAGATCGACTACGCCCTGGGTGACAATCCCCGAAACAGCAGCTATGTTGTAGGATTTGGAAATAACCCTTCTAAAAACCCTCATCACCGCACAGCCCACGGAGCATGGGCCAACAACCAGAACGGCCCTCCCGAGCAGACACGCCACGTTCTTTATGGTGCGTTGGTAGGCGGCCCCAATAATGACGACACCTATGAGGATGACCGCTCCAACTACATCAATAATGAGGTGGCCTGCGATTATAACTCCGGATTTTCCGGTGCCCTCGCAGCCCTTATAGAAACCTATGAAGGGTCGCCCCTTCAAAACTTTCCTGTTCCTGAAACTCCTACAGGGGAATATCTTATTGAAGCCAAGCTCAATGCCCAGGGCAGTACACATACAGAGTGGGCAGTATGGGCTCTTAATCACACGGCGTGGCCTACAAGAATACCGTCCGAGATCAAGTTCCGGCTTTTTGTGAATATCTCTGAGGGTATAGCCGCAGGTTACAGCGCTTCCGATTATGTTGTCTCTACCAATAATTCCAGTGTGGTAAGCCACACGCAACTGCTACCCTGGGATGTAAATCAGGATATTTACTACGCGGAAGTCACTTTCAACCCTGACATTAAAATATACCCTGCCGGTCAGGGAGAATCAAAAGAAGAGGCACAAATGCGGATCAGGCTTCCCTATGAGGCTCCGGCATCTGCATGGGATCCTACCAATGACTGGTCGTTCCAGGGTGTAGATGGCACTTTGAAGGAGGTTCCCAACATACCCATGTATGTAGACGGTGAATTGGTATTTGGTGAAACACCCGGGGATGGTTCCGGTGATATTCCGGTAACCGGTGTGAGTGTGACCC
This region of Fulvivirga ulvae genomic DNA includes:
- a CDS encoding two-component regulator propeller domain-containing protein, producing MYLKKLLFTATLLCFGILVCPGQHKELKFKRFNSESGLSSSKSTCFAQTPDGYLWIGTTDGLNRFDGHTFKTFRNDPDDSLSLCDNYISTLFVDHLGKLWVGTLNNGLSLYNEKTGTFHHHGSEVHDPSTLSSHYVTSITEDADKNLWVGTIMGLNRYDRNSDEFQRYFHEITVSIFQQTIDSLTIKKTPPHIVQTLSQLTGVEFQNERALFRVLGKKLTNKELTYYKPEILKYSGLKATADHIRALQPDSIGNLWIGYEKEGLGYFNPKTNRLSIYKKDENDPQSICSNEISSLALDNTGLWIGSRDGNLCKLNPQSHQFTHYDLPESSSNIESLKTDSRGTLWVGDSYGLCVYSKAEQKFNRYQHNENDKYSLSSTAVKAIFEDDQNNMWIGCTQGGINLTLGNIPFTHLKHHPDMPGSLSKNSVSSVLEDSKGNIWIGYYTMGLDIYNPTTHEVTHLAHDPDMPGSLGKGTVFEIFEDSDGNIWIGTYEGGLQTFVPKQNKFVTYKHDPDNLKTISGNDVRAIAEDADGTLWLAVHGQGVNAFDRKNKTFKSYKADYLNWQNSLSNDWVYTLYIDREQNVWVGSVFGLSVLKHGRNQFVSYTKENRNLSHNNVRAILEDGNKNLWIGTDNGLNLFDKETTRFSSFFCKDGLPNNTIHGILEDAKKQLWVSTNHGLARFSPEKNTFTNYDILDGLQSNEFFPGACYKGQSGTLYFGGINGVTLFQPEQVKEDSSIINIKLTGLNLFNRPVKPGQKPLEHTLDQTSHLLLEYDQNMITFLFSGLAFKNPEKIQYAYMLEGFDSEWNYVGNKKEATYTNLDPGKYTLKVMATAGNGEWLPHVRSLKVTILKPVWQTVPAYLLYGVIILGLIYYYKQAAVSRERFKNKVEMQKLEIKKAHEIDMMKLNFFTNISHEFRTPLTLILDPVNRLLTQRGCMSDTEQENHFQILRSNTQRLLRLVNQLLDISAIDSGQARLAISKHDIVEFCQSITETFLFAASLREIELRFSCNKESECVFFDTDILEKALTNLLSNALKFTPKAGQVSLQLFITDQSNPECPDHIKTSSQSCQFIKLTVADNGPGIAEEYQAKIFEKFFKAQNHRSGSGIGLALTKQLVEHHYGAIEVHSLPGEGCNFTMWIPVSEERYIPGDIVVKQGKDRYPGEILQHDLPYRSHAETTSMETISGRPTLLLVEDHDDLRKYIKMHLKHEYLVYETDSAENALKLAAELNPDLIIADVMLPYMNGLELCHKIKSNTSTRHLPVILLTSRASSENELEGFQTGASDYISKPFDVLLLKARIKNVLALKQPLKDKLNHDPDFEPLDIVPQSLQDRGFFQELVKTIHEHVADESFSPEKLADKMNLSRSQLYKKVKGLTGLSVSILIRNIRLKKASKLLKTQDLSISEVAYEVGFSDPGYFTKCFKEMYSCPPSEYLNSH
- a CDS encoding glycoside hydrolase family 9 protein, yielding MINVSNIRTGIITILLLVAYIFQSNAQDYNYAEALQKSMFFYECQESGELLPDNRVNWRGNSALDDGADVGHDLTGGWYDAGDHVKFNFPMAFSATALAWGAIDFESGYVTAGQMPYIKRNLRWVNDYFIKCHTAPNELWGQVGNGGLDHAWWGSAEIMPMERPAYKIDASQPGSDLAGETAAAMAAASIVFQDDDPAYSATLLEHAIQLYNFADNYRGIYSESITDAAGYYRSFSGYNDELVWGAIWLYRATGDAAYLAKAESYYANLSTEPQSTIKSYKWGLAWDDKSYGCYALLAKLTGKAQYKADVERHLDYWTDGYNGQRINYTPGGLAYLDVWGALRYAANTSFLALYYAPDATSASKAQKYRDFALSQIDYALGDNPRNSSYVVGFGNNPSKNPHHRTAHGAWANNQNGPPEQTRHVLYGALVGGPNNDDTYEDDRSNYINNEVACDYNSGFSGALAALIETYEGSPLQNFPVPETPTGEYLIEAKLNAQGSTHTEWAVWALNHTAWPTRIPSEIKFRLFVNISEGIAAGYSASDYVVSTNNSSVVSHTQLLPWDVNQDIYYAEVTFNPDIKIYPAGQGESKEEAQMRIRLPYEAPASAWDPTNDWSFQGVDGTLKEVPNIPMYVDGELVFGETPGDGSGDIPVTGVSVTPTAISLNLNQTAQLQASVSPSNATNKTVSWSSSNSAIASVSASGLVTGLAEGSATITVTTEDGGNTASSQVTVTTDTTPDEYTLSTSINGQGSIQLSPAGGVYNANTEVTLTAVPGTGYIFTGWSGDLSGTANPATIVMAANKTVTATFEEESGGNTCDSPTPVSLPFTKEGAGEFCYSISGDISYINSWNMEKVEINGQDFTNTWSNSLPAKVDGQYFVYYKGSFPWSHFEAAAAQSSAARQGANAMNTTEAGRDMVLIYPNPSPDEVSVYIAEPSSVSGIYIYSPSGALEHKIDHGSVKAENRLALGKDAKGVYIIRVVTDKATNTFKVIKQ